From the Neoarius graeffei isolate fNeoGra1 chromosome 1, fNeoGra1.pri, whole genome shotgun sequence genome, one window contains:
- the smim20 gene encoding small integral membrane protein 20 produces the protein MASRRLTVFIFGGFVTAVAAAFYPIFFHPLTHTDDYKQIQKVNRAGINQADVQPVGVKIWSDPFKPKS, from the exons ATGGCGAGCAGAAGACTGACTGTGTTCATATTCGGAGGCTTTGTAACTGCGGTAGCAGCGGCTTTTTATCCGATATTTTTTCATCCTCTTACTCACACAGATGATTACA AGCAAATCCAGAAAGTTAACCGAGCTGGAATCAACCAAGCAGATGTTCAGCCTGTTG gTGTGAAGATCTGGTCAGATCCATTTAAACCAAAATCGTGA